One genomic segment of Fusobacterium sp. includes these proteins:
- a CDS encoding GNAT family N-acetyltransferase, giving the protein MDIIIRTVKLEDIESLNILYKEVDELHLEKYPELFKKPEEEGRPIEYIKNIIATPYREIFVAERGGEVVGIAEVMVTKNQPFPVKVDMKWVVLDNLVVSEKFKGHGIGSMLVDCVIDWARDWDINRIELKVYEQNFEALSFYEAKGFETLNRTMFLNIE; this is encoded by the coding sequence ATGGATATAATAATAAGAACAGTAAAATTAGAAGATATAGAAAGTCTTAATATTTTGTATAAAGAAGTTGATGAACTTCATTTGGAAAAATATCCAGAACTTTTTAAAAAACCAGAAGAGGAAGGCAGACCTATTGAGTATATCAAAAATATTATAGCAACCCCGTATAGAGAAATATTTGTAGCTGAACGTGGGGGAGAAGTAGTGGGAATAGCAGAAGTTATGGTTACTAAAAATCAGCCTTTTCCAGTGAAAGTAGATATGAAATGGGTGGTATTGGATAATCTTGTGGTTAGTGAAAAATTTAAAGGGCATGGAATAGGAAGCATGCTTGTAGATTGCGTTATAGACTGGGCTAGAGATTGGGATATAAACAGAATAGAATTAAAAGTTTATGAACAGAATTTTGAAGCTTTATCTTTTTATGAAGCAAAGGGATTTGAAACACTTAACAGGACAATGTTTTTAAACATAGAATAA
- the atpC gene encoding ATP synthase F1 subunit epsilon, producing the protein MATFKVKVVNYQEKVLEQEAEFLLVRTTEGEMGILPNHSPFVAGLAIGEMKIRLDGNEKCYYVSGGFLEISNNVVTVLADEAMPCEMIDLERARKEAEEAKAKLDKMKEDKDILLTEKNLNEALVKVRLAEKLL; encoded by the coding sequence ATGGCAACTTTTAAAGTCAAGGTTGTAAATTATCAAGAAAAAGTTTTGGAACAGGAAGCAGAATTTCTTCTTGTGAGAACTACTGAAGGAGAAATGGGAATACTTCCTAATCACTCACCTTTTGTTGCAGGACTTGCTATTGGTGAAATGAAAATCAGACTTGATGGCAATGAAAAATGCTATTATGTATCAGGAGGATTTCTTGAAATATCTAATAATGTTGTAACTGTATTAGCAGATGAAGCTATGCCTTGTGAAATGATAGATCTGGAAAGAGCTAGAAAAGAGGCTGAAGAAGCCAAGGCAAAATTAGATAAAATGAAAGAGGATAAAGATATTCTACTGACTGAAAAGAATCTAAATGAAGCTTTAGTAAAAGTTCGTTTGGCTGAAAAATTATTATAA
- a CDS encoding tetratricopeptide repeat protein, with translation MEDLKNKVDELLENQEYDKALELLTENEITGKTDTWTNSTTGWILGKLGRREEALEYLRKVEGEEEENPWLCCEIGWNLGALGKNKEAVYYLNRAKELGRDDVWINSELGWNMGRLDRNEEAVYYLNRAKELGRDDNWIFEELGWNLGILKKYEEALENLIISEKMKEPDAWTNSQIGWNLGKMGRDEEAIAYLKKAVEQGRDDTWIFSTLAWNLGKIEKNEEALEHLLKASELGRDDEWINSEIGWNYDRLDQYEKAYEYLKKVEDMGRDDAWFFREYGWCIGRLEGDREEEALKYLMKAEELEEADSWLNTEIGWNLGKLGKYEEAVERLKKAEEQGDSSKWLYREIAWNIGRMKKPKEALEYLRKAEDKENLTPWICTEFAWNLGKLGEVDEAISYLRKAKELGRDDSWVNRELGWNLGKLDKYKEALECLKKAEKMEESPDAWLYREIGWNLGMLDEFEKALEYLRKAEEMEEADDWLNSQIGWNLGEQDKYVEAMIYIERAMKQGRDDAWINGEYGWLLTKLGKYTEALEYFKKAEEDKEKEPSNWLFGQLGDVYKEMENYETALEYYKKVEENDPEDSNNFSNIADILTKLGRREEAAEYYKKSEKKNGKVENYSIAANYEKIGDYENAAKYYNKVITEENRRDTWIFKKAGAVFKKIGKYTEALDCYKKAKKFNGKNSSKEIDAEIAWLERKIK, from the coding sequence ATGGAAGATTTAAAAAACAAGGTAGATGAACTTTTAGAAAATCAGGAGTATGACAAAGCTCTAGAACTCCTTACTGAAAATGAAATAACTGGTAAAACAGATACATGGACTAATTCAACAACAGGATGGATACTGGGGAAATTAGGAAGAAGAGAAGAAGCATTGGAATATTTAAGAAAAGTAGAGGGAGAAGAAGAAGAAAATCCATGGCTATGTTGTGAAATAGGTTGGAATTTAGGAGCTTTAGGAAAAAATAAAGAGGCAGTATATTATCTGAATAGAGCAAAAGAACTAGGAAGAGATGATGTATGGATCAATAGTGAATTAGGTTGGAATATGGGAAGATTAGACAGAAATGAAGAAGCAGTATACTATCTGAACAGAGCAAAAGAACTAGGAAGAGATGACAACTGGATATTTGAAGAACTAGGTTGGAATTTAGGTATATTGAAAAAATATGAAGAAGCTCTTGAAAATCTTATTATATCAGAAAAAATGAAAGAACCTGATGCATGGACAAATTCACAAATAGGTTGGAACTTAGGAAAAATGGGTAGAGATGAAGAAGCTATTGCTTATCTGAAAAAAGCAGTAGAACAAGGAAGAGATGACACATGGATATTTTCTACTCTTGCATGGAATTTGGGAAAAATAGAAAAAAATGAAGAAGCTTTAGAACACCTTTTAAAAGCAAGTGAGTTAGGAAGAGATGATGAATGGATCAATAGTGAGATAGGGTGGAATTATGATAGATTAGATCAATACGAAAAAGCTTATGAGTATCTGAAAAAAGTTGAAGATATGGGAAGAGATGATGCATGGTTCTTTAGAGAATATGGGTGGTGTATTGGAAGATTAGAAGGAGATAGAGAAGAAGAAGCTCTAAAATATCTAATGAAAGCAGAAGAGCTTGAAGAAGCTGATTCATGGCTGAATACTGAAATAGGTTGGAATTTAGGAAAATTAGGGAAATATGAAGAAGCTGTTGAAAGATTGAAAAAGGCAGAAGAACAAGGAGACAGCAGTAAGTGGCTATATAGAGAAATCGCTTGGAATATAGGAAGAATGAAAAAACCAAAAGAGGCTCTGGAGTATTTAAGAAAAGCAGAGGATAAAGAAAATCTAACTCCTTGGATTTGTACAGAGTTTGCATGGAATTTAGGAAAATTAGGAGAAGTAGATGAAGCTATATCCTATTTGAGAAAAGCCAAAGAATTAGGAAGGGATGATTCTTGGGTTAACAGAGAATTAGGATGGAATTTAGGAAAATTAGATAAATATAAAGAAGCTTTAGAATGTCTGAAAAAGGCAGAAAAAATGGAAGAAAGTCCAGATGCTTGGTTGTATAGAGAAATAGGTTGGAATCTTGGTATGCTTGATGAATTTGAAAAGGCTTTAGAATATTTAAGAAAAGCAGAAGAAATGGAAGAAGCAGATGATTGGTTAAATTCACAAATAGGCTGGAATCTTGGAGAACAGGATAAATATGTAGAAGCTATGATATATATAGAAAGAGCAATGAAGCAGGGAAGAGATGATGCTTGGATAAATGGAGAGTATGGATGGCTTTTAACTAAACTGGGAAAATATACAGAAGCTTTAGAGTATTTTAAAAAAGCAGAAGAAGATAAAGAAAAAGAACCATCTAATTGGCTTTTTGGTCAACTTGGAGATGTATATAAGGAAATGGAAAATTATGAAACTGCTTTAGAGTATTATAAGAAAGTAGAAGAAAATGATCCTGAAGATTCAAATAATTTTTCTAATATAGCTGATATTCTTACAAAGCTTGGGAGAAGAGAAGAGGCAGCTGAATATTATAAAAAAAGTGAAAAAAAAAACGGTAAAGTAGAAAATTATAGTATAGCTGCTAATTATGAAAAAATTGGTGATTATGAAAATGCAGCAAAATATTATAATAAGGTAATTACAGAAGAGAATAGGAGAGATACATGGATATTCAAAAAGGCAGGAGCAGTTTTTAAGAAAATAGGAAAATATACAGAAGCTTTAGACTGTTATAAAAAAGCCAAAAAATTTAATGGAAAAAATAGTTCAAAAGAGATAGATGCAGAAATAGCATGGCTTGAAAGAAAAATAAAATAA
- a CDS encoding YhcH/YjgK/YiaL family protein, which produces MIFDTLENLKNYKGMSANFDRAVESIMAGDYLNASEGRHDVDGDNVYFNVQEDLLTREVTETCFESHQKYIDIQLIVNGEENFGYSAREVLKERNNYDSEKDYDHLDGEIEVMCKMTKDRFILFLPLEPHMPCLKVGEKKKIKKAVYKIKI; this is translated from the coding sequence ATGATATTTGATACTTTAGAAAATTTAAAAAACTATAAGGGAATGTCTGCTAATTTTGATAGGGCTGTTGAGAGTATAATGGCTGGAGATTATTTGAATGCTTCTGAAGGAAGACATGATGTAGATGGAGATAATGTATATTTTAATGTGCAGGAAGATTTATTGACAAGAGAAGTAACTGAAACATGTTTTGAAAGCCATCAAAAATATATAGACATTCAGTTAATAGTTAATGGAGAAGAGAATTTTGGATATTCAGCAAGAGAGGTGCTGAAAGAGAGAAATAATTATGATTCAGAAAAAGATTATGATCACTTAGATGGAGAGATAGAAGTAATGTGCAAAATGACAAAAGATAGATTTATTCTTTTCCTTCCACTAGAACCTCATATGCCATGTTTAAAGGTTGGAGAAAAGAAAAAAATAAAAAAAGCAGTGTATAAAATAAAAATATAA
- a CDS encoding FUSC family protein, giving the protein MLEKNVKILKRAFLVSIAVTISIWVCNYFKLSHFYAGIGALNVSDLNDSKTRKQAYERVMTTVFGGVIAVIICYAGFQENLIMYILGLCVVCCFNEIVMRVPSSVGCIAFTYIMLNVDPERTPIAYLMERVIGTFAGVAAISIVITLYNMFFDKEEMKNKVPPMPKVDLKKQIMRGLEPGMAVILGLTVIKFINHFFDPVYITNYTLYYCALAIVVPFRLEWNELLLRTKERFLSTVFGGFVAFALYFSGFTGTFWCSVGIILVIIITEIFVKVPASLGGIVFMFIMVNMKKPGMTPMLYYTNRVYGTAVGVITIIIFSYIFNKVVEKYKKPKIKSKGFKGDIE; this is encoded by the coding sequence ATGTTAGAAAAAAATGTCAAGATACTAAAGAGAGCATTTTTAGTATCTATAGCAGTTACTATATCCATATGGGTGTGTAATTATTTTAAACTTTCTCATTTTTATGCTGGGATAGGAGCTTTAAATGTATCAGATTTGAATGACTCAAAAACAAGAAAACAAGCATATGAAAGAGTTATGACAACTGTATTTGGGGGAGTAATAGCAGTTATTATATGTTATGCAGGATTTCAGGAAAATCTTATTATGTACATATTAGGACTGTGTGTAGTATGCTGTTTCAATGAAATAGTAATGAGAGTTCCATCTTCTGTGGGATGTATAGCATTTACTTATATAATGCTGAATGTTGACCCAGAGAGAACTCCAATTGCTTATCTAATGGAAAGAGTGATTGGAACCTTTGCTGGAGTAGCAGCTATATCAATAGTAATTACACTTTACAATATGTTTTTTGATAAAGAAGAGATGAAAAATAAAGTACCACCAATGCCGAAAGTTGATCTAAAGAAGCAGATAATGAGAGGATTAGAACCAGGAATGGCTGTTATTTTAGGGTTAACAGTAATAAAGTTTATCAATCATTTTTTTGATCCTGTGTATATAACAAATTATACACTATATTATTGTGCTCTTGCTATTGTGGTACCATTTAGACTTGAATGGAATGAACTTCTTTTACGAACAAAAGAAAGATTTCTCAGTACTGTATTTGGAGGATTTGTAGCATTTGCTCTATATTTTTCAGGCTTTACTGGAACCTTTTGGTGCTCGGTTGGTATAATATTGGTAATAATAATAACAGAAATATTTGTAAAAGTTCCTGCTTCTCTAGGTGGGATAGTCTTTATGTTTATAATGGTCAATATGAAGAAACCTGGAATGACACCTATGCTTTATTATACTAACAGAGTATATGGAACTGCTGTTGGAGTTATAACAATAATTATATTTTCATATATATTTAATAAAGTTGTTGAAAAATATAAAAAACCAAAAATAAAGAGTAAAGGATTTAAAGGAGATATAGAATGA